tcttacgcctgccgaggcggaaatcgtccttcgggaaatacatgagggagtctgtggagatcatgctggatctcggtccctagcacacaagacttttcgccaaggatattactggccaacactccaccaggatgccatcaaagtatcccgctcatgtgacaaatgtcaacgatatgcaactattcctcattcccctccagagcctcttactcctatgatcagcccttggcccttggcccagtggggacttgatttgatcggcccaatgccggcagggaagggcaaagtctgttacgcagtcgttgcagtggactacttcacaaagtgggccgaagtagaacccttggcaaccattactgaggcaaagatagaagacttcgtgtggaagaacatcctttgtagattcggcattcccaatgcgatagtcactgacaatgggcgacagtttgacaacaagaagttcaggttgttctgctctaagttcaacatcaacttatgctttgcctctccagctcatccccagtctaatggacaagttgaggccatcaacaaaataatcaagcgcactttgaaaaccagcttggacaaagctaaaggctgttggccagaatttgtaccccaagttctttggtcatatcgcacttcatatcggacttcaacaggagaaactccattctcacttgcctttggcacagaggcggttgtccctgttgagctcgagcaagcaacattccgagtccataactacattcaaagtgaaaatgacaaacaactcaccctcaacttggatttagtcgaggaacacagaaaccaagctcacttgaggaatgtcgcctacaagcagcgcatctccaactattatgactctagggtcaagcctcgttctttcaaaataggagactgggtcttaaagaaaagattactctgcgacagagtcccgagtgaaggcacacttagtccaaactgggatggaccgtatgaagtcattggcatcagtcgccctggctcttacacacttagaagctccgatggcaagacccttggccatccatggaacgctgatcacttgaagtactactacaaatagactcacgatgtacaagtgttgagctatagccgttcggcatcctatgtaatgaaggccatttggcaatgaattcaataaagaggtaatttagccaactcagccctcactcttttacagcaagggaacactcaagtgttgaaacctcaaagcagatatatccaacacaaaacaaaatctaagtatgtgtcgacaagactatacaaagaaaggaacaaccaaacaatggcttatatccaaacaatagatctattcatacatagccaaacatgcattaataatagtgcaaacactcataacacctaaaatccaaaactctcaagcttataacatgggcacatgttatacacacatcagactactacatccagaatacatgcagatagtaaagacactgctattcattctcatctgaagccgaacccctggcagtatcactccgcgtcctaccatcatcctctgcatccccaagatcctcttcaccatgctgagtctgtgcatcagcactaccttcattatcagactcatcttcgctgctaggatcaacagcaaggacaaatgtctcgccctttcgatgatgctcatctatatcttcgtggtattttcgaagaatgctcccatcatcataacgatcaaggacggccatccatttccttttttcaaagcgagcttcttgagcacagtggggtttaatagcaagatgaaaggtcgaagaacttaagtattcttgcacagcagcctccctttcagttggaatgctcttctccagttcagaaatctcaactaaggcaccatccaattctcccctaaccttggatacctccaaggtagccacctccaactgttttttagttgcctcaaacaatttcttaagccttaggttctcaccatttcgccttttcaagctctccatggtttcgtccttcagttggagagcctgagtcaaaagtcccttattccttcgggcctcgtccacaagctgcttattctccttcagttttgccttgtaccgctcaacctcttgcagtctgtcgtgatactcggccatgacctgcatggcaagacgatcatcactacctaaataatgacaataaagaggaaaaagtaaggaaatgacaaagtaacactcacatatgaagacagcttcaacatccggtcgcaatccgattcatccttagctaagggctctccgagctcatcgaaggcgaagcgacgccctgccaagcaattgttaatatccccaaaatcctttggccgcgtggcaaccctcaagtccttccacgggacactgccagctctttccttgcctttcccctcatggcgggaaccaggatcactttcctggacagtgtgctccatagtaagaggaggaggcaacagtcggctcccttctcctgcaactacggcagcagcattttcaacggcctcgactccagtcttcctaaaggcaggccccttaaggaccccatcttgggacttaggtctaacggatggttcccctcggaacttatgaattttcttatgcggtaggatgtcttccgaaggaactaacactggtgctttccttttatgggtgctagtccctgttttcttgcttaccttctccactgcataaggaaaatcaaaataagaaatacaactttccaaataaagtaaggaaaagagcaaagtttacatgaaggatacaacttactcgatcgtccctggctctcggaaactaagggttggaaaccgtaccgacgaaataagggtcgtagcttgcttaagtgtctatcctctttgggcaccctcaacaccttctctatgtcagatagctcctgcccaaacagtttgatggtgccccgcgtcactacatgaagcaaagtgttagaagcaagaaaagaccacaacaaatagcaaatagtacgaacggttgatacgttacaacctacagtctggaagtgagtaagcacacgttgctcaggcgtgacacccttatcatactcccaatcattatacagaaagcaccaacggtttttccatgtgtagtatgcctttttcttaccatacacaatacgctctctctcactccgacatgcacactcggcatagCCAGTGCATAATTTTGCTGGGCGCATCTTGTAACAGtaacgccactgatggaaggaaggctcacacaacccacactccatccaaatgatataaaatccaatcaaagtatcccagaaaccaggattgagttgcccaggtgcatatccgatcaaagataacatcttttgcaaccacggatgtaaaggtagtctcacccctaaagtcagtaatatctgggtgtagaacataacatgaccctggggaggctcagaaggccattcttcatcatgtaccaaacgtatccctacactacgagggatattacatgactgccttagcgcctcaacctgcttctcattatctaacaagttattctttagatggtctgctgtgaactcagagcgaactatgggtatggcatcaaaaacaaccccctcacccaacgccatggaggaagaactagcaatagctaaagtttgacggttgggaagatcatccaatgtttctctagtaccggactctaacaaagaccctgaagactccgacattgcagactcagacttagagctaaagctagaagagccctcatcactagaacttccaggctctgacatctacaataagaagaaacaaattctatcactacatgcatgatcaaaacataaggaagttcctatattacccacatgaagatggtgcaaagcgatgccggaacccttctcaatcagaaagcaatccgtcttccacagtcactacaaaacaagcaaatgaagaccgtgtcaagcgccaaaaaaaaaaaaaaaaaaaaaaaaaaaacagcttcatccaaaaagcttcacccgaaaagcttcacctccaaagcttcacccacaaagcttcacctaaaaagcttcacccaaaaagcttcacccgaaaagcttcacctccaacgcttcacccacaaagcttcacctaaaaagcttcacccacaaagcttcacccaaaaaaaaaacttcacccgaaaagcttcacttaaaaaaagcttcacctacaaagcttcacctaaaaaagcttcacctagaaagctccctctacatactttcaccatcaaagcttcaccatcaaagcttcacctagaaagcttcatctacaaagcttcatctacaaagcttcaccatcaaagcttcacctagaaagcttcaacaccaaagcttcacctacaaagcttcaacacaaaaccttgctccaaataaacaaattttgttcacaaaacccaagatgcccttgaacttgtacaaaaacacttgggtaaacataaacattttttgttttacacccacaagggcccaaaatcttccctcttatttattcacttatatatgttcccaaacatattataatagatcaaataataattcaaagtccaaaatttagttatggacaaaaatacaagcaattcaccagtactgaagttgctacaaaaactggaatcttccccagcctagaaatccaacaaagcttcgcctcctttcctctatcaaatttttgcagctgctgcttttctccaatggagctgaattttggacaccctctagttcttgagcagatgaacaactttcaagaaggaatcgtttctgtttgagcgacggaaattaacgtgttgaagctccaaacatgatagtcggcttcttgcagatttcgaagctgttgtgatgtttcgaagatctggaaatatttaaccgttagttcatcctgaatttttgatatgttatgaaagagttgatgaggaacaacttcaatgaagaaagcatgccgatctgaacaatagaaaatggagtgtcgaagctcacaacaaatctgacgggttgacagaaaaataataaccagtcattcatcatacctggatttctggagttatactgctccgagggatctcaaatttggatatgttgtagttcacaagctgaggaacaacttcaatgaagaaagtatgttgatctgaacaagagaaaatggagtttcgaagctcacaacaagtctgacggattaacagaatattgatgaacagttactcatcatacttgaatttctgaagttgtactactccgatggatctcaaatttggatatgttgtagttaacaagataaggaaaaactttcatgaagacgactttgcaatctgagctatagagaaaggtgttatcttgcatccactcaggctgattagtggaaacgaaaagcaattccaccaaagaaaagatgaaaaagagagaaaagctactaattgcacttgatcttgtctagtcaatagcatgcagcatcaaacacacaaaagttggaaatatttttagataaagcatatacgaatgtgtgacatcgaaacaaggattcgttactttgacaaattagtaacacgcgagacacctcattcggcaactctcttcgcctgaagacttgggggactcccaccatatgctactgcaccttgatactcggcagtctcacaaccactcagtgacttggatttttcaagtctccaaccgagaagttttcctcactcgggaaattaagggaacactacctcaaactacatgcttcactcacaaagcttcaacaatacaggtttcaacaaaagcaaaaattcaaagaactttatgaagaaggctttggtgtatttaacacaatatgttgaaatgaagcaaagcttatttattaatattttcgataagccacaaatatgtacatatacatgagtcaaaataaacaaacaaaagggagccttcacaaaggttgcttaggggaagtctcagcagtcggtagagccccagaaagagaaagcaccggagggtggttatccggagcctcagtacttgacaaaaccccagaaggaggaggcattggaggttcatcatttgaagcttcattaccaggtacagccccagaggacgaaggcaataaatgcctttggaacaaacccacaaaccgctgatgatcaagtaaaaccttaccatgagattccttcatctggtcaagcttcctcttcatgtttgtagcatagtcatgggcgagccggtgcaactgcttattctcatgcttgagccctctaatctcctgtttgagactcatcacttcagcagccaatgattcaacttggcgggttctagcaaataggcgttgagccatattagacacagaacctgcacactgaacactaagagccagagagtccttaacagccaactcatcagaccgtttggaaagtagtctgttatctttgggagtgagaaggttcctggccaccactgcagcggtcatatcattcttcatcacagaatccccaacggtaaggggaccagtaggggatatgaaggatgggcgccatatgttgtctggagaaggcgtggctgtctcttctccaaggttcaagtcaaaacgacggtcggatggtccagacattttcaaatgtgttgaagaaggaagaggtcagacaaatcaagatcttagaagtgcaagaaatgaacttctactggtagagattcaagtgtgctgtggaacttaatgtcagcctctataaaaatctgcactcgacggagcttcagaaatcgaagaggcgtttgctttctcaaaagctgggctgctcagagaccacgaggaccgatctcagaaatcgaagaggcgtttgctttctcaaaagctgggctgctcagagaccacgatggccgatctcagaaatcgaagaagcacctgctttttcagcctcgtcagcacctgtcacatgcacaatcagctttgcggaaattacgggcactctgtcgaagatttctggtgaagtagaaagcacgtgaatcttactgttcaatcaccgctctccatatgcaccatcaactcctcgggtaccacatataactttgtcaaagatctctgacaaagtttaggcacgagaatttcgaagttccagctaccctactattacccataagggtaaaggaacagcaccactgcttgacaactggaaagtccctatgtgtgtcgacctccgtgttttgcggcaagacaggttggcaagaacgtccaacctttactcacattcgagaaaagactcccaacataattactttctcaaaaaccggagtagcaccgctttccgaatctcgagagtcagatcctcgacgggattgcttgttcgaaaaccgaagaggcacaactctcagaacttcgagagccagatttccttagataaagcttgtctgtaatcttcacacgtaatatcagctttccagataccacataccactttttcaaagtactctgacaaaattaaaacacgtgaagctggcagctcccactacattgatgtgaccaagaagggtaaaggaatagcattactacttgttattgggaaatccctatatacattgacctccctcctcaacggacaggcaaacctgcaaaaatgctcaaccctttctcgcattcgaaaaggcaccctcaacataacctctcgaaatactcagctttatttccccccgataatacctcagcaaataagccacaccaagaacaagagtatctcatatcatcagggtcgaaagcaagagtatcccatatcatgctttctccctgtctttgtctttgtccttgtccacacctgcaggacaaggagaaagagagcagtcagtcggaacctgaaatcaaacctccaatttggaactgactgcctggagcctttgcctggttgcttacttagcattgctctcgagtactcatcctcaactgctgtcaaggtcacgaattccaccggcaaatacctcatgacagttgatcagatattggctctttacactgaagctgccaagcgtggatgagtcactatgaaggaatgttctgaaggaccatttaaatgcaaaggttgcacaccacttctgccatgcaaaagattgaagcagaaggttcaacggtgagctgaaacagatcactacagcacgacacctttccataccacattcattattccgtcaacagcaaaagtatcccatatcatcaaggtcgaacgtactctagatttgatggacttgttttgaccctcaaatttttgagtcggccttatactctgaagggcaccagaaaaccctccagcacagttcaagaataagcctgtggaaagttacttcttcaaaagcaaaagtatctcatatcatctcttatccatttgcttctccttatcctggcagttgaatgagagacaaggagaaggagaacaatcaaccggaagccgaagtcaaacctctgatcctgggttgcttacttggaagtttgactgcttaccttgtctgtcacctctttcggcagatctcctagctcggcgacttgggggactcctactatagggtttgtatcacacttgactaagcccgaaactacaactaagcttcaagtgaaattgatacattaccttgtgcgtcaacatcagctaaatacaccattcccggatggaggaaaggtacttccagagaagggcagatgaagatcagaccacacttcggtacttagaagtttcgtgattacttaagggattggatcttgcaagtccccaaccgaggagtttccctcactcgggaacttaggggagcactgtttgtaccatacttgaccaatcccgaaactaccgagcaccggccaacgctatactgtcaaggacccagaagagttcccctccgaccaggaggccaatcactactcgacacgtgtcaagattagaagccaatcagagcgcagcacgtgtcgacatcaagaaccaatcataacatgacacatgtcaatgtgacaaagctacaagtttttctataaataggggtcattcccccacaatattgcctaatgccatttgtgttaaatcattcacaagaactcactaaattgagagcttgatcctttgtacttgtgtaagcccttcactactaataagaactcctctactccgtggatgtagccaatctgggtgaaccacgtacatcctgtgtttgcttctctgtctctattcatttacgtacttatcctcactagtgaccgaagcaaccaagcgaaggtcacaaaacctgacactttctgttgtaccaaagtcttcgctgattttgtgcatcaacaattagTATTTAGATTATTTATGGATTTTGGATTAATGGGTTTGCCGATTGTGCTGAATGCAAGCAGTTGTGGCTATGAAAGTTTGCTTTTTTTGGTTATAGCATATATATTC
This is a stretch of genomic DNA from Malus domestica chromosome 02, GDT2T_hap1. It encodes these proteins:
- the LOC139190494 gene encoding uncharacterized protein, which encodes MLKLSSYVMAEYHDRLQEVERYKAKLKENKQLVDEARRNKGLLTQALQLKDETMESLKRRNGENLRLKKLFEATKKQLEVATLEVSKVRGELDGALVEISELEKSIPTEREAAVQEYLSSSTFHLAIKPHCAQEARFEKRKWMAVLDRYDDGSILRKYHEDIDEHHRKGETFVLAVDPSSEDESDNEGSADAQTQHGEEDLGDAEDDGRTRSDTARGSASDENE